A region from the Phycisphaerales bacterium genome encodes:
- a CDS encoding NADH-quinone oxidoreductase subunit I, translating to MAIRDTDVLPIQPAAMKSSEAVYIPAIVKGFGTTMRHFFTSFGQGRTSRTMQYPEQRREHLPVEQGGQNASNFRGVHRLNRDESGRVKCVACMMCPTICPARCIHITAGESPWEDREKYPVKFEIDELRCIFCGMCEEACPVDAIELTTEYDIVGASRQEMVFDKEKLLHVYDVTISKKPM from the coding sequence ATGGCGATCCGCGACACCGATGTTCTGCCCATCCAGCCGGCGGCGATGAAGTCCTCCGAGGCCGTGTACATCCCGGCGATCGTGAAGGGGTTCGGGACGACGATGCGTCACTTCTTCACGTCGTTCGGGCAAGGCCGGACCAGCCGGACGATGCAGTACCCCGAGCAGCGCCGGGAGCACCTCCCCGTGGAGCAGGGCGGGCAGAACGCCAGCAACTTCCGCGGCGTGCACCGCCTGAACCGCGACGAGTCGGGACGTGTGAAGTGCGTGGCCTGCATGATGTGCCCCACGATCTGCCCGGCCCGGTGCATCCACATCACCGCGGGCGAGAGCCCCTGGGAGGACCGCGAGAAGTATCCGGTGAAGTTCGAGATCGACGAACTCCGCTGCATCTTCTGCGGCATGTGCGAGGAGGCGTGCCCGGTCGACGCGATCGAACTCACGACCGAGTACGACATCGTCGGGGCGTCACGCCAGGAGATGGTCTTCGACAAGGAGAAGTTGCTGCACGTGTACGACGTGACGATCAGCAAGAAGCCGATGTGA
- a CDS encoding small basic protein, with translation MSLDPSLRVSKNLSGKRSVLTRAERIAKMTADKKFDPKKDKALGIPKTLTGR, from the coding sequence ATGAGCCTCGATCCGTCCCTCCGCGTCTCCAAGAACCTCTCCGGCAAGCGCTCCGTCCTCACCCGGGCCGAGCGCATCGCCAAGATGACCGCCGACAAGAAGTTCGACCCCAAAAAGGACAAGGCCCTGGGCATCCCCAAGACGCTCACCGGGCGCTGA
- a CDS encoding amino acid dehydrogenase: MTAAPAAAARPSRTTTPGDGFERYQRFFSAPPAIVVEWHDDQTSARGWLAINSLRGGAAGGGTRMRAGGKREEAVFLAKTMATKFNVAGPAIGGGKSVIDFDPHCPAAVKEGVLRRWYKHVAPYLKHCYGTGGDVGVDEVSEATKYIAEEVGNIHPQEGIARGHSVYQADGEGPAPKIDRLKHGVEARVDLRDLPGIRAGAWMIADVITGLGVVRAIERFAHVRGTPLKGQRAIIEGFGAVGAFAAYYLHHLGVKVIATSSRNSQGGIRTAVDPKGLDVLSLITSRDGTTIAPPSKDKPFISDTAGPDAIFAHDAEIFIPAGASHTITLERVEMLKKRGVKVVSCGANNPFHADQSKGDLVSWVGDMLKVQRVADQHMAIIPDFIANCGMARAFAYLMNKGGKTDANAILDDCRKTIDAAVDEMLAGYPSNSGLLDHAYTIFVPER, translated from the coding sequence GTGACCGCAGCACCCGCCGCCGCCGCGCGACCCAGCCGGACCACCACTCCGGGCGACGGGTTCGAGCGATATCAGCGTTTCTTCTCCGCCCCACCCGCCATCGTCGTCGAGTGGCATGACGACCAGACCAGCGCACGTGGGTGGCTCGCCATCAACTCCCTCCGTGGAGGCGCGGCCGGCGGCGGCACACGCATGCGCGCCGGCGGCAAGCGCGAGGAAGCCGTCTTCCTCGCCAAAACCATGGCGACCAAGTTCAACGTCGCCGGCCCCGCGATCGGCGGCGGCAAGTCCGTCATCGACTTCGATCCCCACTGCCCCGCAGCCGTGAAAGAGGGCGTCCTCCGCCGCTGGTACAAGCACGTCGCCCCCTACCTCAAGCACTGCTATGGCACGGGCGGCGACGTCGGCGTCGATGAGGTCTCCGAGGCTACCAAGTACATCGCCGAGGAAGTCGGCAACATCCACCCTCAGGAGGGCATCGCTCGCGGGCACAGCGTCTATCAGGCCGATGGCGAGGGCCCCGCGCCCAAGATCGATCGCCTGAAGCACGGCGTCGAGGCGCGCGTCGATCTCCGCGATCTCCCCGGCATCCGTGCCGGCGCGTGGATGATCGCCGACGTCATCACGGGTCTTGGCGTTGTCCGCGCCATCGAGCGCTTCGCCCACGTGCGCGGCACACCCCTCAAGGGCCAGCGCGCCATCATCGAGGGCTTCGGTGCCGTTGGCGCCTTCGCGGCGTACTACCTGCACCATCTGGGCGTGAAGGTCATCGCCACTTCCTCACGCAACAGCCAGGGCGGCATCCGCACCGCGGTCGACCCCAAGGGTCTCGACGTCCTGAGCCTCATTACCTCGCGCGATGGGACGACGATCGCCCCGCCGAGCAAGGACAAGCCCTTCATCTCCGACACCGCCGGCCCAGACGCCATCTTCGCCCACGACGCGGAGATCTTCATCCCCGCGGGCGCCTCGCACACGATCACCCTCGAGCGCGTCGAGATGCTCAAGAAGCGGGGCGTCAAAGTCGTCTCCTGCGGCGCCAACAACCCCTTCCACGCCGACCAGAGCAAGGGCGATCTCGTCTCGTGGGTCGGCGACATGCTCAAGGTCCAGCGCGTCGCCGACCAGCACATGGCGATCATCCCCGACTTCATCGCGAACTGCGGCATGGCCCGCGCGTTCGCCTACCTCATGAACAAGGGCGGCAAGACCGACGCGAACGCCATCCTCGACGACTGCAGGAAGACCATCGATGCCGCCGTCGATGAGATGCTCGCGGGGTATCCGAGCAACTCGGGCCTGCTCGACCACGCGTACACGATCTTCGTTCCAGAACGCTGA